The DNA region TCTTCACCCCCGACTTGAGTGCCTATCGCCTCACCGAGCACTGCTCTCTTGACGTTCCCTTTCTTCGTCAGGTTGAACACGACTATGGGGATACCGTTGTCCATGCAGAGCGAGGCGGCGGTGGAATCCATCACTCCAAGCCCACGGTTTATGACGTCCCTGTATGTGACGTGCGTGAACCGTACGGCGGATGGATTCGAGCGAGGATCAGAGTCGTACACCCCGTCCACCCGCTTCGCCATGAGTATTACATCGGCCTCGATCTCGGCCGCACGCAGCGCCGCCGCCGTGTCAGTGGAGAAGTAGGGGTTCCCCGTGCCTCCCGCGAAGATGACGACCCGCCCTTTCTCTAGGTGACGGATGGCTCGCCTGCGGATGTAGGGCTCGGCTATCTCCCTCATCTCTATGGCTGTCTGGACCCTCGTGTCTACCCCCAGTTTCTCCAGAGCGTCTTGAAGCGACATGGCGTTTATGATCGTGGCAAGCATCCCCATGTAGTCGGCGGTGGCGCGGTCCATCCCCGCCTTCTGCGCCTGGACGCCGCGCCAGATGTTCCCCCCACCGACCACCACAGCAACCTCGACGCCGAGCGCGTGTACATCACGCACCTCCTCGGCGATGTGCTTCACGACCTCGAGATCGATCCCGAAGTCTCTGGGGCCAGCCAGGGCCTCCCCAGACAGCTTCAACACGACCCTCCTGAACCGGGGAGTCGCCTCCTCAACATTGCTCATCAAGTCCTCCAGCCTTCCTTCGGCGTCCCACGCGCCTTGCGTCAGCTTTCGGCGATCGCGCGCGCCGGCCCAACCGCCCCACGAGCCCTCAGACCACTCCTCAGGCTCCGCAGGCGTCCGGCTTCTCGATGCCCTCACCCAGCTCAAACCTGGCGAATCTCCTCACGAGGATCTTCTCGCCGGTCTTCGCAGACACCTCAGCCACGAGATCGCGTATCGTTTTCTCGGGGTCTCGGATGTATGGCTGGTCCAGTAGACAGACCTCAGTGTAGAACTTCTTGAGCTTGCCTTCGACGATCTTGTTTGCCACCGCCTCAGGCTTCCCTTCGTTCAGGGCCTGCGCGCGGTATACAGCCCGCTCGCTTTCGAGCACCGACTCAGGCACATCCTCGCCGGACACGTAAAGCGGCTTCCCGGCCGCGACCTGAAGACAAACCTCTTTCGCAAGCCAGCGGAAGTCATCGGTGCGTGCCACGAAGTCGGTCTCGCAGTTGACCTCAACGAGCACTCCGATCTTGCCCCCGAGGTGGATGTAGGCCTCCACCACGCCCTCGGCTGCGACTTTTCCGGCCCTCTTGTGCATCTTTGCGAGGCCCTTCTCTCGCAAATAGGCGACGGCCTTGTCCATGTCGCCCCCGGTTTCCTCAAGGGCCTTCTTGCAGTCCATCATCCCAGCGCCGGTTCTCTCCCTGAGTTCCTTGATGTTCTCAGCTGTCACAGCCACAAGCGCTACCTCCCCGCAACTCTACCGATCCGTGTCATCGTCACGCACCGTAGCGTGATCATCGTTGTCGACTTCTGCGACCTCGATGTCCAAAGGCATCTCGACGACGTCCGTCGCGGCGTCGACGTACTCCCCTTCGAGCTCGTGCTCGCGGATCTCTCCAGTCATCGACTCCTCTTGGGCCTGGACTGCCAGGGTAGCGTCACGCCCCTCGAGACCCTCTATCACCGCGTCGGCCATCTTGCCGCAGATGAGTTTCACCGCTCGAATGGCGTCGTCGTTTCCGGGGATCACGTAGTCCACTTCGTCCGGATCGCAGTTCGTGTCCACGATCCCCACTATGGGTATACCAAGCTTTCGGGCTTCCTGCACTGCTATTCTCTCCTTACGCGGATCGACCACGAAAACCGCACCTGGCAGCCGCGACATCTCGCGAATGCCGCCCAGGAATCGCTCCAGCTTCTCTTTCTCCTTCACGAGCTGCATGACTTCCTTCTTGGGAAGCACGTCGAACGATCCGTCGGCCTGCATGCTCTCCAGCAACCGAAGACGCTCGATTCGCTTGCGAATGGTCCGGAAGTTCGTGAGCATCCCGCCAAGCCAGCGTTCGTTCACGTGGAACATGCCGCACCGCTCGGCCTCTTCTTTGATGGTGTTGCGGGCCTGCTTCTTCGTCCCGACGAAGAGGATCGTCCCGCCCTCCTGGACCACGCGCTTCACGAACTCATATGCCTCATCGATCTTCCTCACTGTCTTTTGGAGGTCTATGATGTATATGCCGTTGCGCTCGGTGAAAATGAAGGGCTTCATCTTGGGGTTCCAGCGTCTGGTCTGGTGACCGAAATGAACCCCGGCTTCGAGCAACTGCTTCATGGTGACTACTGCCACGATCTCACCTCCTCCCCCACCGGTTGTTCCTCCGCCCCGTTCATCCCCCGGCAAGACCCGCGCAAACAGGCACCGTTACCGGGATCCTGGGACGTGCGTGCTCACACCAAGTCGTAGTATACCACACGCTCACACCCATATCAACGAAACCACGCCACGAATTTCGAGCGCCTGAATACACGCCCGCCCCTAGGGAATACCTAACGTACGAACACGAAGCCAGCTTTCCCCGTCCAGTGGAGGTCTTCTAGCTTGGGCTTCCTTCGCAGCGTTCTAAGTGAAATCGCGTCCTTGCTTTCCTTTGAGAGTCCCGCCAGGGAAGAGGCGTTCGTCCTCGATACACAGCAGAAGATCCCCGGACTGACTTCGGACGTCCCCGAGACAGGCGCCCAGCCTGCACCTTCTCGAGGGCAACCGGGCGACGGACAAGCAGAGGCTCAAGAAGATCTGTCCGGTACAAGCCGGCCCGTGGGGGCCGAGCGCCCGCGGTCCGGATCACACGGTGTCCGCAGAGCGGTGCCGCCAGGCGTGGCCGGACTCGGGGAAGCCCTGCCGCGCACACCGTACGGCTTCGTCCGCCCGAAGAAGATGTCCACGATCAAGGTGGGTGACGGGCACGCACCGCGCCCGCAGGCCAGCCCCGGTCCTGGCTCCTCGCCGGATGAGTTTGCGGACGAGATCTCCCCGCAGCGAAGGAGCGGCCAGCCCGCTCCTCAGCCCGGTGGGCGGCCTGCCGGCGACGCAGGCTCCACGACGGCGCAGGGCGACCGGACGAGAGAAGCCCAAGGGCAACGGGAGGACGAAGTGAAGCCCCTGGCTGAAAGCTTGCAGGCGAACCTGGACGCTCTCAAGCAGGTCCTCCATTATGGTCTGAACTCGGACGTGGTCGTGAGGGAGTTCGACATACCCACCACTCCTCCCACGAAGGCCGCGATCGTCTTCATGGAGGGTCTTGCGAGCAAGGACATAATCAACCTCGCCATACTTCAGCCGCTCATGCTCATCTCCCATCTCGACAGGGATCTACGGGCCGCGGACGTCCTCGAGATCGTGGAGCGCCGGCTTCTCCCCGGGAACCAAGTGACGCGCAAGGACAACCTCCGAGGAATCATCGAAGCCGTCATAGCGGGGACGACGTGCCTCCTCATTGAAGGTTGCCGCACAGCGCTTGAGATTGAGACCAAGTCGTGGGAGCACCGTGGCGTGAGCCAGCCCACAGCCGAGATGGTGGTCCACGGTCCGCAGGAAGCGTTCAACGAGATCCTGAAGAACAACGTCGCCCTGGTACGGAGACGCATGAGGACCCCCGATCTCGTGAGCGAGATCATCAAGGTAGGAACGCTCTCCCGTGTGGACTGCGCCGTCCTGTACGTGGAAGGCCTCACCAACCCCAAGCTCGTGGCTGAGGTGAAGAGACGGATCAACGGGATCTCAGCAGACCAGATCCAGGACACAGGCGTCCTCGAGCAATTCATCGAGGACAGGCCGTTCGTGATGGCGCCTCAGACCTTGTCCACTGAGCGACCGGACAGAATGGCTGCATATCTCTCGGAAGGACACGTGGGGATTCTGCTAGACGGAAGTCCCTTCGGCTTGGTGGTCCCCGCTACGTTCTGGTCCCTGCTTCATGCGGCGGAGGATCACTTCTTGCGGTGGCCGTTCGGCACGTTCCTGCGCTTGGTGCGCGTGGTGGCGCTGGGGACGGCCGTGCTCCTCCCAGCGGTGTACGTTGCAGCGACGAACTTCCACCCCGAGATGATTCCCACAGACCTCCTTCTGGCCATCGCGGCTACCCGCGAGAAGGTGCCCTTCCCCACGGTGCTGGAGGTGCTCATCATGGAGGTGTCCCTGGAGTTGATCCGGGAGGCCGGGATTCGAGTTCCAGGGGTCATCGGCCCTACTTTAGGCATAGTTGGAGCACTCATACTTGGCCAAGCCGCGGTGGCCGCCTCGATAGTCAGCCCGATCCTCGTAATCATCGTCGCCCTCACCGCGCTCGGATCGTTCGCCATACCCAACTTCAACATGGCCTTCGCCGCGCGGATCGCTCGGTTCGTGTACATCGGGTTGGCGGCGGCGCTTGGCTTCTACGGAATCGCGGTCGGCGTCTTCGTCCACATGTTGATCTACGTGAATGTCAGGTCGTTCGGCGTGCCCTTCATGTCGCCCGTCGCTCCGTTTGCACAGGGGAGCGGGGACCTCATCCTGCGCTATCCGTCGTGGAGCATGGAACTGCGCCCCAGATTCCTTCAAACCCAGCATAGAGAGAGACAACCCGAGGTGAGCCGGAAGTGGACTCAGTCAGCAGGAGTCGACGCTCCATCGACGATCGGTTCCGCAACAGCACCGTCCTCCGAAACCGCCGGTGGGAGCGACACAGGTGAGAGCGCAGGCGGAGACAGCGGGCCGCAGCGGAAGAAGGGAGGTGGGGCACGTGCTTGAGGAGGGAAGGATAGGTACGGGCGAGGCGGTCGCGGCAACCCTCTATTTCCTCTCTTCAAAGCTGTTCATCTCCTTTCCGCAGCAAATGGCCACGGTCGGCCTGACGGCCGCCTGGATCGTGCCCATGATCAGCTTCGCCGGCGCGGCAGTGGGTTTCCTCATCGTTACCGCGCTCTTGAGACGCTACCCCCGTATGGGCATAGTGGAGATAGGCGAGGAGTTGGCGGGCCCTGTGCTCGGCAGCTTGGCCGCCTTGGGATACTTCGCGTTCTTTTTCGTCGCGACCGTCGTCATCATGCGCGAGTTCTCGGAGACAGTCGGGACCGCCCTCCTCCCTCGCACGCCTTTAGCAGTGATAACGCTCATATTCGCGCTCGTCACCATAGCCGCGACCTACCTGGGCGTGGAGGCGCTCACGAGGGCCGCTCTCCTCGCCGCACCACTGATCGTGGTGACCCTCGTCTTCTTGAACGTCCTGCTGGTGCCCCAGGCCAACTTCGACGCGATGTTCCCTTTCTTCGGCCCCGGCCTCGACAAGCTCGTCTACCACGGGATCATCCACTCGGCGGTCGGGGGCGAGGTCCTGTTCCTGGCGGTCATAGCTCCTCAGCTCCGGGAGTGGTCCCATGCCCGCGCGATAGGCCTCGCTGCGCTGGCGATCACAGCATTGTTCACGAGCGTGTCGGTGCTCACATTTGTCACGGTCTTTCCTTACCCGCTCTGCGTGCACATACCGTACCCCGGCTACGAGACTTCCACCCTCATCTACGTAGGGCGGTTCTTCCAAAGGGTGGAGGTGGCTTTCGTGTTCCTCTGGGTCATAAGCGGATGCATTGAGCTCGCGCTGGGCACGTATACCTCGGCGATCATCCTCGCCCGAACGCTCAAACTGCCCCTGTACCGTCCGCTCCTTCCGGCACTGGGGGTCATCGGCTATTCACTCGCCTTCGTGCCGCCCGACGTGCCCACCGCGACCAGGCTTGACTTCGAGCTGGTCAGAACGTTCGGCGGGATCGCGGTGTTCGTCGTCCCGGCTGTGCTGCTTCTCGCCGCCCAAGTGAAGCAAGTCCGCAAGGCTGAAGGGGGCAGGCGAAAGGATGGCGCTTGAGGTAAGGGAGGAAGGTCGGGGGCCAAGACTGGTCCGTGCCTCGTTGCTCCTCTCCATTCTCGTCGTGATGGCGTTATCGTCGTCCGGGTGTTGGGACAGGACGGAGGTGGACGACGTGGCGTTCATCATGGCGATCGGCCTGGACGACGCCCCGGACGACCAGGTGTACGCTACCTTTCACATAGCCGTCCCGAGGGCCGTGGCCGGCGCGGGAGGGGTGGGCGGAGGCTCGGGCGGAGGAGGGGCGGGTCAGCAGTCAAGCCTCATCACCACGCTCATGGGCAGGTCCGTGTTGAGCCTCCTCAACTTGTTGAGCACGCACGTAGATAGACGCCCGTCCTTCGTCCACGGAAAGATGGTGGTCGTCGGAGAGAAGCTGGCAAAGCGAGGCATAGCCCCATACATCGGCGAAATCCTCAGGTTTCGCGAGACGCGGAGGACGATGTTCCTCGCGGTTGTCCGCGGGACGGCCAAGGAGTTCATCGAGAAGAACCGCCCGGTGCTCGAGCAGAACCCCGCCAAGAACCTCGAGCTCCTCGCGCTTGCCAACAAACAGGCCGGGTTCATTCCTCCGTCGCAGGTCCACAGGTTCCTGGTGGAGATGCAGTCGCTTGGGGAAGCGCCCGTCACTATCCTCGCGGGAATGAAGGAACAGGCCGTCGGGGGCAGGACCGAGCAATCTCGCGAAGACACCCCGGACGATTCGAGCGGGTCATCCGGCAACGCGTCACAGACAGACGAGGGCAACGAGCAGCCCAAGATGCCACTGATACAGGCGATCTCTCACCGCAGCGACTCTGACTACGTCGCGGGGCAGTCCCCCTCTGTCGGCGGAAACCCCATAGAGTTCCTGGGCGGAGCCGTGTTCAGGGGGGATCGCATGGTCGGAGAGATAACGGGGCAGGACGTGAGAGCCATGCTCATGCTCCGGGGCACATTCAAGAGAGGCGTTCTCGACGTCGAGGACCCATTCGTGAAGGGCAAGTACGTATCGTGCGGCGTTCGCCTGGCTCGTCCTACGGAGATCAGAGTCACCAGGGAAGGCGGTAGGTTCCACGTCAAGGTGAAGGTCTTGCTCGAAGGGGAGCTCATCGGAACCCAAAGTCTTGTCGACTACTCCGACCCCAAGAACCTCCACACCCTTGAAAGACGTGTCGCCGACGACCTCACGAGGAGTTGTCAGCACCTAGTGAAAGAGGCGCAGGAAACGCTGCGCGCGGACATCTTCGCGTTCGGGAACAAAGCCAGACACCTCGTGAAGACTTGGGAAGAGTGGGAGGCCCTTGATTGGCCAGAGAAGTTCCCGGAAGCTGTGGTGGATATCGACTTCAGGCTCGCTCTCCGCCGGACGGGGTTGCTTTTCAAGCCTCCTCTGCCGAGCACTGAAAGAAAGCGTTCGTCCTAGCAGACGGACAGCGTTCATCTGAGGAGAGGCGATAGAGAGGTGACGTGCTGGTGCGCGCTAGCTTGCTATTCACAAACATGTCGGTCCCGATTGTGGTGGCATTGTACACCCTGAGCTTCGGGCTGTGGCTTTGGCGGCGCAAGAACGTTCGAGGGGCCGTCGGGGTTTTCCTCCTCGCGGCGTGCTGCTTGGCTGTGCCGTTGTTCCTTCTCATGGTCCGCGGGTAGCCTCCTTGGCAGAGGCTACCCGCCGCACCCGGCTCACTCTTCGCGTCGATGCGTCACCTTGCCCGCAGTCTCTCCAATTCGTCGAACAACTTGTCGTTGAGCACCCTGATGTAAGTCCCTTTCATGCCTAGTGAGCGGGATTCGATGACCCCGGCGCTCTCGAACTTGCGCAGCGCGTTCACGATCACAGATCTGGTGATGCCTACTTTGTCCGCGATCTTGCTCGCCACGAGCAGCCCCTCTTCCCCTCCAAGCTCCCTGAAGATGTGCTCCACCGCCTCCTGCTCGGAGAAGGACAGTGTGTCCAAAGCCATCTGCACTGATGCTTTCTTCCTGGCCTCTTCCTCGACCTGACCGGTCTTCGAACGGAGGATCTCCATTCCGAACACGGTCGCGGCGTACTCGGCGAGCACTAGGTCGTCGTCGGAGAACTCCCTCTCGAACCTCGCCAGCACGAGCGTCCCCATCCTGTCTCCCCCAGCGTATATGGGGACGACCGTCAGCAGTTCCTCGGCAAACCCGCACTTCGCGTTGGAACGGAGGAAACACTTGCCACGTTCATTGCGGATGTTCTCAGACGTCTCGATTATCCTAAGGAGCCAATCCGCCGAGTCCTTGGGAAACGTGCAGCCGTTCCCGACGCACCCGGCCGCCACGTCGCAGTCAAACCCCTCCACGAACCCGTATCCTAGAAGCCTCCCTCGGCGCCC from Bacillota bacterium includes:
- the pyrH gene encoding UMP kinase, whose translation is MSNVEEATPRFRRVVLKLSGEALAGPRDFGIDLEVVKHIAEEVRDVHALGVEVAVVVGGGNIWRGVQAQKAGMDRATADYMGMLATIINAMSLQDALEKLGVDTRVQTAIEMREIAEPYIRRRAIRHLEKGRVVIFAGGTGNPYFSTDTAAALRAAEIEADVILMAKRVDGVYDSDPRSNPSAVRFTHVTYRDVINRGLGVMDSTAASLCMDNGIPIVVFNLTKKGNVKRAVLGEAIGTQVGGEEHAR
- the tsf gene encoding translation elongation factor Ts, translated to MAVTAENIKELRERTGAGMMDCKKALEETGGDMDKAVAYLREKGLAKMHKRAGKVAAEGVVEAYIHLGGKIGVLVEVNCETDFVARTDDFRWLAKEVCLQVAAGKPLYVSGEDVPESVLESERAVYRAQALNEGKPEAVANKIVEGKLKKFYTEVCLLDQPYIRDPEKTIRDLVAEVSAKTGEKILVRRFARFELGEGIEKPDACGA
- a CDS encoding spore germination protein, with translation MGFLRSVLSEIASLLSFESPAREEAFVLDTQQKIPGLTSDVPETGAQPAPSRGQPGDGQAEAQEDLSGTSRPVGAERPRSGSHGVRRAVPPGVAGLGEALPRTPYGFVRPKKMSTIKVGDGHAPRPQASPGPGSSPDEFADEISPQRRSGQPAPQPGGRPAGDAGSTTAQGDRTREAQGQREDEVKPLAESLQANLDALKQVLHYGLNSDVVVREFDIPTTPPTKAAIVFMEGLASKDIINLAILQPLMLISHLDRDLRAADVLEIVERRLLPGNQVTRKDNLRGIIEAVIAGTTCLLIEGCRTALEIETKSWEHRGVSQPTAEMVVHGPQEAFNEILKNNVALVRRRMRTPDLVSEIIKVGTLSRVDCAVLYVEGLTNPKLVAEVKRRINGISADQIQDTGVLEQFIEDRPFVMAPQTLSTERPDRMAAYLSEGHVGILLDGSPFGLVVPATFWSLLHAAEDHFLRWPFGTFLRLVRVVALGTAVLLPAVYVAATNFHPEMIPTDLLLAIAATREKVPFPTVLEVLIMEVSLELIREAGIRVPGVIGPTLGIVGALILGQAAVAASIVSPILVIIVALTALGSFAIPNFNMAFAARIARFVYIGLAAALGFYGIAVGVFVHMLIYVNVRSFGVPFMSPVAPFAQGSGDLILRYPSWSMELRPRFLQTQHRERQPEVSRKWTQSAGVDAPSTIGSATAPSSETAGGSDTGESAGGDSGPQRKKGGGARA
- a CDS encoding spore germination protein — protein: MLEEGRIGTGEAVAATLYFLSSKLFISFPQQMATVGLTAAWIVPMISFAGAAVGFLIVTALLRRYPRMGIVEIGEELAGPVLGSLAALGYFAFFFVATVVIMREFSETVGTALLPRTPLAVITLIFALVTIAATYLGVEALTRAALLAAPLIVVTLVFLNVLLVPQANFDAMFPFFGPGLDKLVYHGIIHSAVGGEVLFLAVIAPQLREWSHARAIGLAALAITALFTSVSVLTFVTVFPYPLCVHIPYPGYETSTLIYVGRFFQRVEVAFVFLWVISGCIELALGTYTSAIILARTLKLPLYRPLLPALGVIGYSLAFVPPDVPTATRLDFELVRTFGGIAVFVVPAVLLLAAQVKQVRKAEGGRRKDGA
- a CDS encoding Ger(x)C family spore germination protein, which codes for MALEVREEGRGPRLVRASLLLSILVVMALSSSGCWDRTEVDDVAFIMAIGLDDAPDDQVYATFHIAVPRAVAGAGGVGGGSGGGGAGQQSSLITTLMGRSVLSLLNLLSTHVDRRPSFVHGKMVVVGEKLAKRGIAPYIGEILRFRETRRTMFLAVVRGTAKEFIEKNRPVLEQNPAKNLELLALANKQAGFIPPSQVHRFLVEMQSLGEAPVTILAGMKEQAVGGRTEQSREDTPDDSSGSSGNASQTDEGNEQPKMPLIQAISHRSDSDYVAGQSPSVGGNPIEFLGGAVFRGDRMVGEITGQDVRAMLMLRGTFKRGVLDVEDPFVKGKYVSCGVRLARPTEIRVTREGGRFHVKVKVLLEGELIGTQSLVDYSDPKNLHTLERRVADDLTRSCQHLVKEAQETLRADIFAFGNKARHLVKTWEEWEALDWPEKFPEAVVDIDFRLALRRTGLLFKPPLPSTERKRSS
- the codY gene encoding GTP-sensing pleiotropic transcriptional regulator CodY gives rise to the protein MSELLEKTRRISRFIQESTGFPSDFNDLARVLCEEISANVFVVGRRGRLLGYGFVEGFDCDVAAGCVGNGCTFPKDSADWLLRIIETSENIRNERGKCFLRSNAKCGFAEELLTVVPIYAGGDRMGTLVLARFEREFSDDDLVLAEYAATVFGMEILRSKTGQVEEEARKKASVQMALDTLSFSEQEAVEHIFRELGGEEGLLVASKIADKVGITRSVIVNALRKFESAGVIESRSLGMKGTYIRVLNDKLFDELERLRAR